The DNA region TCCGTCTTCTGCGATCGTTGCAATCAAAAATTCATTTTCAATTTGTACAGTCATTTGTCATGCCCCCTACTAGTTCTCTTTTTCTAGTTCTTTCATGAATTGCTTATTCAAGACTTTCAAATAAGTCCCTTTCATCCCTAACGAACGAGATTCAATGATTCCGGCAGATTCTAATTTTCTCAACGCATTAACGATCACTGATCGCGTGATTCCAATCTCATCTGCAATACTTGAGGCTGTCAAACGACCTTCTTCCCCATCTAAAGCTTTGAAAATCGCATGAACAGCTTTCAGTTCGCTATAAGATAATGTGTTGATCGCCATTTGAACAGCGGTTGCACTGCGAACACTTGCTTCGATCGATCTGGATTGTTGATACAAGATCTGCATGCCAACAACGGTCGCACTATATTCAGCTAGAACTAGATCTTCATCATCAAAAGACTGTTCCACTCTCGCCAAAATGATCGTCCCTAAACGTTCTCCTGCCCCAAACATCGGTACAATCGTTGTCAATCCAAACGGATATTTTTCGCGCCATTCCACAGGAAAAGCTGTCAGATCACTTGTAATGGAAATATTTGCTTCTGTTTTAGCTAAATTGTCCGCTGCATCTGTATAGCTTTGAGGAAAGCGTTTTTCTTCAAACATATGTTTGACACGTGCATTATTAACATCTAGTTTTTCATTATACCCTAACAGTACGCCCTCACTGCTGATGATGTAAGCATTGCTGTCTAATACGTCCCCTAAGATCATCGCCATTTTATCGTAAGGTAAATCAGCTTTTTGATCAAACGTATTCTTTTGCTGTAATAATTTGTTGATTTGACGCGTTTTTTCTAATAAAGTAGTCATTTTTACTCCTCCTAATTTAAAAACTATCAAGCTTGCTTTAAAAAGATGTCCGAAGAACGTTTACTAGGATTAAAGAATGTAGCGGCTTAAATCTTCGTTTTGAACGATGCTGTTCAATTTTTCGTTCACGTAGGCTTCTGTGATCGTAATTTCACCCATTTGCATATCTGGTGCTTCAAATAACAAATCTTCTAAAAGACGTTCTAAAATCGTATGCAGACGACGTGCCCCAATATTGTCCGTGTCGCGATTGACATCAAAAGCGATGTCAGCAATACGCTCTATTGCTTCTTTAGTGAAAATGACTGTTACATTTTCTGTTCCGATCAATGCTATATATTGTTTGATCAACGCGTTATTTGGTTCAGTCAGAATCTTAACGAAATCTTCAGCGGTTAAATCATCTAGTTCTACACGAATCGGAAAACGACCTTGCAGTTCCGGGATCAAATCACTTGGTTTTGATAAATGAAAGGCACCCGACGCGATAAATAAAATATGATCTGTTTGGATCGGACCGTATTTTGTATTGACTTGTGAGCCTTCAACGATCGGTAAAATATCACGTTGTACTCCTTCGCGTGACACTTCTCCAGAATTTTGCTGGCTTTTTGATGTGATCTTATCGAATTCATCAATAAAAATGATCCCGCTACTCTCTGCTAAACGAATCGCTTCGCTGTGAATATCAGCATCTTTGACGATTTTAGCTGATTCTTCTTTGACTAGTAATTCTTGCGCTTCTTTTACAGTGACCGTGCGCTCTATTTTTTTCTTTGGTGACAATGCCCCTAGCGTTTCGTTTAGATCGATTCCCATTTGCTCCATCCCTGCATTCATCGCTGGCATATTTTTCTTAGGTTCATCGATTTCGATTGTGACTTCACGATTATTCAACAGTCCTTTTTCTAACTGCTCAAGAACGGTTTTTCGGTTGATTTTGATTTCTTCCGTTACTTCTTCTTGTGTTTCCTGTGGCTGTTGTGCTGCTGAGAACATTTGCATCATTTGTTCAAATTGATTAGTTGATGCTTGTTTTTGTTCTTTTTTGATCCCAGGAACCAATACTTTTACCAGACGATTATTCGCTTTTTTTAACGCTTGAGAATAGACTCGACTGTATTGTTTTTTTTCGACGATTTGAATGGCATTTTCTACTAAATCGCGGACCATTGATTCCACATCACGACCTACATAGCCAACTTCCGTGAATTTAGTTGCTTCAACCTTTATAAATGGAGCATTGACGATTTTAGCCAAACGTCGAGCGATTTCAGTTTTTCCGACCCCGGTAGGACCAATCATCAGCATATTTTTAGGTGTGATATCCTGCTGCATTTTTTCATCGAGCTGCAGACGTCTGTATCGATTTCTTAAAGCAACAGCGACAGATTTTTTAGCCGTTTCTTGGCCAATGATATATTCATCTAATTCCTTCACGATTTCTCTAGGTGTTTTATTCAGTTCATTCATAGCTAGAATCCTCCATCTATAATTCTTCTACAATAATATTGTGGTTTGTAAAAACACAGATATCTGCGGCTATATTCAATGCATTTTCCGCAATACTTTTGGCAGACATCTCTTTATCACCGTAATGTTTCATCGCTCTTGCAGCGGAAAGTGCGAAGTTGCCACCTGAGCCAATAGCTAAAATGCCATCATCTGGTGTGATCACTTCTCCCGTTCCGGAAACTAAAAGCATTTCTTTTTTATTCATGACGATCAACATTGCCTCTAACTTTTGCATAGACTGCTGTGTACGCCATTCCTGAGCGAGCTCAACAGCTGCTCGAGTCAGATTTCCATTATATTCATTCAATTTACCTTCGAATTTTTCTTCTAAAGTAAATGCATCTGCAACGCTGCCTGCAAAACCGACAACGACCTCATCATTATAAATTCTACGAACTTTTTTAGCTGTTCCTTTCATCACGACAGATTCACCCATCGTAACTTGACCGTCACCAGCCATCGCAAATTTTCCATCTTTTTCAACCGCACAAATCGTTGTGGAGTGAAATTGTGATTCAACCATGATACTTCCTCCTAAATCAAAAGCTCACATGCTTTTGTTGTCTTATAGATCCACGCCTTTAAAGCAGCTAATATTTTTTTGCTAAGCTCGAGGGTGAAATGTTCGATAATTTTTTTGTAAACTTTCTTTTGTTACATGCGCATAAATTTGAGTTGTCGATAAATCCGAATGTCCTAAGAGCTCTTGGACGGTTCTCATGTCAGCGCCATTATTCAGCAAATGAGTCGCAAATGTATGCCGCAGCATATGAGGGTGGATATCCCCGTTTAGCGTACTTTTCTTGATCAATTGATTCAACACATATTCGATCCCTGTTGATGTGATTTGATCCCCATGATGATTGACGAAAACAAATGCATGATCTTTCCCGTGTTTGTCCATCAAAACTTTTCTACCATGTTCAAGATACTCTTTTAATGCATCTTGAGCGAATGAGCCGAAAGGAACATAGCGATCCTTGTTTCCTTTCCCATGAATGAGTAATACATTTGCAGAAAAATCCACTGACTGGAGCGTTAAGTTAGCGCATTCACTCACACGAATACCCGTTCCATATAAAATTTCAAGCAGTGCCTGATTTCTTAAGTCCAGTGGTTTTGTTCCCTTAGCACTCTCAAAAAGTGCATCCATCTCTTTTTCATAAAAGAAACGAGGAAGTCTTAATTGCTTTTTTTTCATATGAACATAGGAAAATGGATTTTCTTTGATTACTTCATTTTTAAGTAAAAATTGATAGAATGAACGTAAACTAGCAATTTTTCTACTGATCGAATTGCGACTGTATTTCTTATCGTACAGAAAACTTAAGTATGTACGAATATCCAAATGATCGACTGTTAAATAATCAGCGTCTCCAGAATTTTTCAGGAAATCAAAAAAATTTAGAATGTCTTCTTCATAGGCAATTCGTGTTTTTTCAGAGTAACCGCGTTCCACGATCAAGTAAGTTAAGAACATCTCCGGCCAGCTTTTTTGCTGCATAATTTTCCCTCCATCAAATTACAAGGTAACTTTAGCATAACCATTTTGAAAAAACAAATGAATTGTCAGAATTTAATTAATATTTTCAAATTTAGTAACAATTTATTCATATTTGAAGATAAATAACTCGTGTTTTATAAGGGAAATCTAATCTGTGACAAGTCAAAAGGCAGACAAAAAAAGCTAAGGTACAGAATGTTTCCATCCTAAATACCTTAGTTTTTAGTTACTAATCGACAAGATCAAATTCTTGTTTTGTCTCAGCCAATTTTGTTAATGCTCTATTGGCAATTGCTTCATAACGCTCTTTTTTATCACGAATTCGTTCAGGCATCTCAGGAAAGAGACCGAAATTGGCATTCATTGGTTGGAAATGTTTGCCTTCTGCATGAGTGATGTAATAGGCCATACTGCCAAGTGTCGTTTCTCTTGGGAAGACAATAGGCTCTTCCCCTTTAGCTAAACGCGCTGCATTGATACCTGCCAATAAACCACTAGCCGCACTCTCAACATATCCTTCAACACCAGTCATTTGACCTGCAAAAAACAGGTTCTCTCTCTTTTGAGATTGATAGGTTGGTTTTAAAAGCTCTGGTGAATTCATGAAACTGTTTCGATGCATCACACCATATCGCACAAACTCAGCATTTTCTAACCCAGGAATCATTTGGAAAACACGTTTTTGCTCTCCCCATTTTAAATGAGTTTGAAATCCAACTAAATTGTATAAAGACGCTGCTGCATTGTCTTGACGCAATTGAATCACCGCATACGGACGTTTTCCTGTCTTAGGATCTTCAAGTCCTACAGGTTTTAGTGGTCCAAATAGCATTGTTTTGATTCCACGTTTAGCCATTACTTCGATCGGCATACATCCTTCAAAGAATTTTTCTTTTTCGAATGTTTTTAACGGAACGACTTCGGCAGAAACTAATGCTTCATAAAAAGCAGTGAATTCTTCCTCTGTCATCGGACAGTTTAGATAAGCTGCTTCTCCTTTATCATAACGTGATTTCAGGTAAACTTTATCCATATTGATCGTTGCTTTATCAACGATCGGTGCAGCTGCATCATAAAAATAGAAACCATCTGAGCCATTGAATTCTTTGATTTGTTCTGCCAAAGCTTCTGAGGTCAAAGGTCCTGTTGCTACAATAACGATTCCTTCTGGTAATGCAGTGATTTCTTCATTTTTTACAGTAATTAACGGATGATTTTTGATCCGATCTGTGATTTCCTGAGAGAAGGTATCTCGATCGACCGCCAAAGCTCCTCCTGCGGGAACTGCCGTTAAATCAGCGCTATTGATTATAATTGAGTCTAAACGGCGCATCTCTTCTTTTAAAACCCCTACTGCATTCGTTAAATTATTTCCTCTTAAGGAATTAGAGCAAACTAACTCAGCAAAATTTTCAGTCTGGTGAGCTGGTGTCTTTTTTACTGGTCGCATTTCATATAGAGTAACTGGCACACCCGCTTTGGCAACTTGCCAAGCAGCTTCACTGCCAGCTAGACCGGCGCCAATAACTGTTACAGAAGTAGTAGTCATTTAGATCCTCTTTTCTTTTATATAGATACAGAAACAATTGACTTTAAAAAAGTAATTGCTTCTGTATAATTGATTATTTTATTTGTAGTCAAGATAGCTATTTTTGAACATTTTCTTCGTAATCACCATTGATACAGACAACTTGTTTTCCGCCTTTGACTTTCTTTTCAACAAGATACTGACCACATTTTGGACATGGACGTCCAATTGGTTTATCCCAAGAAGTAAAGTCACATTCTGGATAACGGCTGCATCCATAGAACAATCGGTTTTTCTTAGATTTACGTTCAATAACTTGGCCTTCATTACAAACTGGACATGTTACACCGATTTCTTTAACGATGGCTTTAGTGTTTCGACAT from Enterococcus sp. 9D6_DIV0238 includes:
- the codY gene encoding GTP-sensing pleiotropic transcriptional regulator CodY, with amino-acid sequence MTTLLEKTRQINKLLQQKNTFDQKADLPYDKMAMILGDVLDSNAYIISSEGVLLGYNEKLDVNNARVKHMFEEKRFPQSYTDAADNLAKTEANISITSDLTAFPVEWREKYPFGLTTIVPMFGAGERLGTIILARVEQSFDDEDLVLAEYSATVVGMQILYQQSRSIEASVRSATAVQMAINTLSYSELKAVHAIFKALDGEEGRLTASSIADEIGITRSVIVNALRKLESAGIIESRSLGMKGTYLKVLNKQFMKELEKEN
- the hslU gene encoding ATP-dependent protease ATPase subunit HslU, coding for MNELNKTPREIVKELDEYIIGQETAKKSVAVALRNRYRRLQLDEKMQQDITPKNMLMIGPTGVGKTEIARRLAKIVNAPFIKVEATKFTEVGYVGRDVESMVRDLVENAIQIVEKKQYSRVYSQALKKANNRLVKVLVPGIKKEQKQASTNQFEQMMQMFSAAQQPQETQEEVTEEIKINRKTVLEQLEKGLLNNREVTIEIDEPKKNMPAMNAGMEQMGIDLNETLGALSPKKKIERTVTVKEAQELLVKEESAKIVKDADIHSEAIRLAESSGIIFIDEFDKITSKSQQNSGEVSREGVQRDILPIVEGSQVNTKYGPIQTDHILFIASGAFHLSKPSDLIPELQGRFPIRVELDDLTAEDFVKILTEPNNALIKQYIALIGTENVTVIFTKEAIERIADIAFDVNRDTDNIGARRLHTILERLLEDLLFEAPDMQMGEITITEAYVNEKLNSIVQNEDLSRYIL
- the hslV gene encoding HslVU peptidase proteolytic subunit; translated protein: MVESQFHSTTICAVEKDGKFAMAGDGQVTMGESVVMKGTAKKVRRIYNDEVVVGFAGSVADAFTLEEKFEGKLNEYNGNLTRAAVELAQEWRTQQSMQKLEAMLIVMNKKEMLLVSGTGEVITPDDGILAIGSGGNFALSAARAMKHYGDKEMSAKSIAENALNIAADICVFTNHNIIVEEL
- the xerC gene encoding tyrosine recombinase XerC yields the protein MQQKSWPEMFLTYLIVERGYSEKTRIAYEEDILNFFDFLKNSGDADYLTVDHLDIRTYLSFLYDKKYSRNSISRKIASLRSFYQFLLKNEVIKENPFSYVHMKKKQLRLPRFFYEKEMDALFESAKGTKPLDLRNQALLEILYGTGIRVSECANLTLQSVDFSANVLLIHGKGNKDRYVPFGSFAQDALKEYLEHGRKVLMDKHGKDHAFVFVNHHGDQITSTGIEYVLNQLIKKSTLNGDIHPHMLRHTFATHLLNNGADMRTVQELLGHSDLSTTQIYAHVTKESLQKNYRTFHPRA
- the trmFO gene encoding FADH(2)-oxidizing methylenetetrahydrofolate--tRNA-(uracil(54)-C(5))-methyltransferase TrmFO, producing MTTTSVTVIGAGLAGSEAAWQVAKAGVPVTLYEMRPVKKTPAHQTENFAELVCSNSLRGNNLTNAVGVLKEEMRRLDSIIINSADLTAVPAGGALAVDRDTFSQEITDRIKNHPLITVKNEEITALPEGIVIVATGPLTSEALAEQIKEFNGSDGFYFYDAAAPIVDKATINMDKVYLKSRYDKGEAAYLNCPMTEEEFTAFYEALVSAEVVPLKTFEKEKFFEGCMPIEVMAKRGIKTMLFGPLKPVGLEDPKTGKRPYAVIQLRQDNAAASLYNLVGFQTHLKWGEQKRVFQMIPGLENAEFVRYGVMHRNSFMNSPELLKPTYQSQKRENLFFAGQMTGVEGYVESAASGLLAGINAARLAKGEEPIVFPRETTLGSMAYYITHAEGKHFQPMNANFGLFPEMPERIRDKKERYEAIANRALTKLAETKQEFDLVD